From Mycolicibacterium nivoides, a single genomic window includes:
- a CDS encoding glycosyltransferase, translating to MKVLQVLTLMSPDGAYGGPARVALNQCAALLEAGHEPTLLAGAHGYSVPPQQIDGTPVRLFPARRVLPRVGYAATWAPAMVRWLKRHGSGFDVVHVHLARDLVTIPAARAALQLGLPVAVQTHGMIVTGTHPLAAPIDALWTKKLLGSAGAVFYLNEEERTELSIIGGPGLRLEPLANGVPVTAEAFSDRRTQPPEVLFLARLHSRKRPEVFAAAALELLRKGIDAQFALVGPPEGAEAEVDRIIAEARADGFSESRLRREPAVAPGYAAERMRAASVYVLPAVREPFGMSIIEALAESVPVVTNADGGLAGFVERSGCGAVVAGTPHDYAIAIARLLDDPVTARTQGAAGQAAVRETYGMASVRQRLEDVYGSIMVRRMR from the coding sequence ATGAAGGTCTTGCAGGTGCTCACGCTGATGTCGCCCGACGGGGCATATGGCGGTCCGGCCCGGGTCGCGCTCAATCAGTGTGCCGCCCTGCTGGAAGCAGGCCATGAGCCGACCTTGTTGGCCGGAGCGCACGGCTATTCTGTTCCACCTCAACAGATCGACGGCACACCGGTCCGGCTGTTTCCGGCTCGGCGAGTGCTACCGCGGGTCGGCTACGCCGCGACCTGGGCACCCGCGATGGTCCGCTGGCTCAAGCGACACGGATCCGGCTTCGATGTGGTGCACGTGCACCTGGCGCGCGATCTGGTGACCATCCCGGCCGCCCGGGCCGCACTGCAACTCGGGCTGCCAGTCGCGGTGCAGACGCACGGGATGATCGTCACCGGTACGCACCCGCTCGCCGCACCCATTGATGCACTGTGGACGAAGAAACTGCTCGGATCGGCCGGCGCCGTCTTCTACCTGAATGAGGAGGAACGCACTGAACTGAGCATCATCGGCGGTCCGGGGCTGCGGCTCGAACCGCTCGCAAATGGTGTCCCGGTGACAGCAGAAGCTTTCTCGGACCGGCGGACTCAGCCCCCCGAGGTGCTGTTCCTCGCGCGCCTTCACAGTCGGAAGCGTCCCGAGGTTTTCGCCGCTGCGGCACTCGAACTGCTGCGCAAGGGTATCGATGCGCAGTTCGCTCTCGTGGGTCCGCCGGAAGGGGCTGAAGCGGAGGTCGACCGGATCATCGCTGAAGCACGCGCGGATGGCTTCAGCGAATCACGCCTGCGTCGGGAACCTGCTGTGGCTCCAGGGTATGCGGCCGAACGGATGCGGGCGGCGTCGGTGTATGTGCTTCCTGCCGTGCGTGAACCGTTCGGAATGTCCATCATCGAAGCTCTCGCCGAATCGGTGCCGGTGGTGACCAACGCGGACGGGGGGCTCGCCGGCTTCGTGGAACGGAGCGGTTGCGGTGCGGTTGTCGCGGGCACCCCGCACGACTACGCAATTGCGATCGCGCGCTTGCTGGACGATCCCGTGACCGCGCGAACACAGGGTGCGGCCGGGCAGGCGGCGGTACGCGAGACGTATGGCATGGCGTCAGTGCGCCAGAGACTCGAAGACGTGTACGGATCGATCATGGTGCGAAGGATGAGATGA
- a CDS encoding glycosyltransferase family 4 protein — MGDQIAVTVLGINYSPEPFGIAPYTTGLCRGLASRGYRVNVVTGMPHYPEWRLPEEYRWKWTSSEMVDGVSLKRVRHSVPARASNVRRLLMEATFGARAAASRWNRPDVVICTTPALISTAAQCLRRRASVRHRPAFGVWVQDLYAVGLSETQNRGSAAAGLVGRLESWVMQEADAIVVAHNRFRDQIVQAAQVDPVKITTIRNWTHVRSSDTSDRTVSRGRLGWADHETVVLHAGNMGVKQGLENVVRAAQIAEKDQLNLRFVLMGDGNQRSTLEAMAGQMTRLEIRDPLPQGDFAAALKAADILLVNERPGVAEMSIPSKLTSYFQSGTPVLASIGPESNAAQEILDSKAGIVVQGGDPSLLVDAAASLGGDADLRMKLGANGVEYAAAELSEKASIDKFDQWIKSVLAAQKS, encoded by the coding sequence ATGGGCGATCAGATAGCTGTCACGGTCCTGGGGATCAACTATTCTCCGGAACCCTTTGGCATTGCGCCATATACGACAGGACTGTGTCGTGGCCTGGCGAGCAGGGGTTACCGGGTCAATGTCGTAACCGGAATGCCCCACTATCCCGAGTGGAGGTTGCCGGAGGAATATCGCTGGAAGTGGACATCGAGCGAGATGGTGGATGGCGTCTCCCTGAAGCGGGTACGACATTCGGTTCCGGCAAGGGCGTCGAACGTTCGCCGCCTTCTCATGGAGGCAACCTTCGGCGCGCGCGCCGCGGCATCACGGTGGAACCGGCCAGACGTGGTCATCTGCACAACACCGGCACTGATCTCGACTGCGGCCCAATGTCTGAGACGTCGTGCATCCGTCCGGCACCGTCCCGCATTCGGTGTCTGGGTTCAGGATCTCTACGCCGTCGGTCTGAGTGAAACTCAGAATCGGGGATCCGCCGCGGCCGGGCTTGTCGGTCGGCTGGAGAGCTGGGTGATGCAAGAGGCCGATGCCATCGTGGTGGCACACAACCGGTTCCGGGATCAGATCGTGCAGGCAGCGCAGGTAGATCCGGTCAAGATCACAACGATCAGAAACTGGACCCACGTTCGGTCGTCTGACACAAGCGACCGAACTGTGAGCCGTGGGCGCCTGGGTTGGGCAGACCACGAAACGGTGGTGCTGCATGCCGGGAACATGGGTGTCAAACAGGGTCTCGAGAACGTCGTCCGCGCCGCTCAGATCGCAGAGAAAGATCAACTGAACCTGCGCTTCGTTCTCATGGGCGACGGAAATCAGCGAAGCACGCTCGAAGCGATGGCAGGTCAGATGACCCGCTTGGAGATCCGGGACCCGCTCCCGCAAGGAGATTTCGCGGCGGCTTTGAAGGCCGCCGACATCCTGCTGGTGAACGAGAGACCCGGGGTGGCCGAGATGTCGATACCGAGCAAGCTCACCTCTTACTTCCAGAGCGGGACACCTGTACTGGCATCCATTGGCCCGGAAAGCAATGCAGCACAGGAGATCTTGGACTCAAAAGCCGGAATTGTGGTCCAAGGAGGGGATCCGTCGCTGCTCGTCGATGCTGCCGCATCACTCGGCGGAGACGCCGATCTACGGATGAAGTTGGGGGCCAACGGTGTCGAGTACGCGGCGGCTGAACTCAGCGAGAAGGCGTCGATAGACAAGTTCGACCAGTGGATCAAGAGCGTGTTGGCGGCGCAGAAGAGTTGA
- a CDS encoding putative colanic acid biosynthesis acetyltransferase translates to MTTTRPIQSHANAGNRFSLDGFTGSGYSRGRGVAIQLLWLMSRGLLMKWWCPNAVRITVLRLFGARIAAGVIVRHQVKIHWPWKLAVGRNSWIGEEVWILNLERLQIGSNTCISQGALLCTGSHDRHSATFEFDNAPVVIGDSVWVAARATVLRGVHIGDGATVGATAVVAGDVPAGATVLAAQPHVR, encoded by the coding sequence ATGACGACCACAAGGCCCATCCAGTCACATGCGAACGCCGGTAACCGCTTCTCCCTCGACGGCTTCACCGGAAGTGGATACAGTCGCGGCCGCGGAGTGGCGATTCAGCTCCTGTGGCTGATGTCGCGCGGATTGTTGATGAAGTGGTGGTGCCCGAACGCAGTTCGCATCACAGTGCTCCGGTTGTTCGGAGCGAGAATCGCTGCCGGAGTGATTGTTCGGCACCAGGTGAAGATCCATTGGCCGTGGAAATTGGCGGTCGGACGCAATTCCTGGATCGGCGAGGAGGTCTGGATCCTGAACCTCGAACGATTGCAGATCGGATCGAACACCTGCATATCGCAGGGGGCGCTCCTGTGCACCGGGAGCCACGACCGACACAGTGCCACTTTCGAATTCGACAACGCTCCGGTTGTCATCGGGGATTCGGTATGGGTCGCTGCGCGAGCGACTGTGCTGCGGGGTGTTCACATCGGAGACGGCGCGACGGTCGGGGCAACGGCGGTGGTGGCCGGTGACGTTCCCGCCGGTGCCACAGTGCTGGCAGCTCAGCCACACGTCCGGTGA
- a CDS encoding GDP-L-fucose synthase family protein — MEIRMHSDSLIYVAGHRGMVGSAIARRLRDAGYRNVLTRTHQELPLDDATAVEGFFALQRPQYVVLAAAKVGGIIANSTYGADFIRENLKIQTNVIDAAYRYGTRKFMFLGSSCIYPKYAEQPIVEDALLSGPLEETNMPYAIAKIAGIAMCDAYAKQHGFNAFAVMPSNVYGVGDNFHPEYSHVVAGLMRRFHEAKLANLPEVVVWGTGAPLRELIDADDLADACVFLLRDYDDGGIINVGSGQEISIRDLALLMKCVVGFEGEVTFDASRPDGTPRKIMDNGKLRSLGWRPTLTIEAGLKKMYVWFSESQAGDGGARRSP; from the coding sequence ATGGAGATACGCATGCATTCTGATTCCCTGATCTACGTCGCCGGCCACCGCGGCATGGTCGGCTCCGCGATTGCGCGCCGACTGCGCGACGCGGGCTACCGAAATGTCCTGACTCGCACGCATCAGGAGCTTCCCCTCGACGACGCGACGGCGGTGGAGGGGTTCTTCGCCTTGCAGAGACCCCAATATGTGGTGCTAGCAGCTGCGAAAGTTGGTGGAATCATTGCCAACTCGACCTACGGTGCTGACTTCATCCGTGAGAATCTCAAGATTCAGACCAATGTCATCGACGCTGCGTATCGGTACGGAACACGAAAGTTCATGTTCCTGGGGTCGAGCTGCATCTATCCCAAGTACGCCGAGCAGCCGATCGTAGAGGATGCGCTTCTCTCGGGTCCGCTGGAAGAGACCAACATGCCCTACGCGATTGCGAAGATCGCAGGTATCGCGATGTGCGATGCGTATGCAAAACAGCACGGTTTCAACGCATTCGCAGTGATGCCGTCGAACGTGTACGGGGTGGGCGACAACTTCCATCCGGAGTATTCACATGTGGTTGCCGGGCTGATGCGTCGATTCCACGAAGCCAAGTTGGCGAACCTGCCGGAAGTCGTCGTGTGGGGAACCGGGGCACCGTTGCGGGAATTGATTGATGCCGATGACCTCGCCGACGCATGCGTCTTCTTGCTGCGGGACTACGACGACGGGGGGATCATCAATGTCGGTTCCGGACAGGAGATCTCCATTCGAGATCTTGCCCTGCTGATGAAATGTGTGGTGGGTTTCGAGGGTGAGGTGACCTTCGATGCGTCCCGGCCGGACGGGACTCCGCGCAAGATCATGGACAACGGCAAACTGAGGAGTCTGGGTTGGCGTCCCACCCTCACGATCGAAGCCGGGCTGAAGAAGATGTACGTGTGGTTCTCCGAGTCGCAAGCCGGTGACGGTGGGGCGAGGAGATCACCGTGA
- the gmd gene encoding GDP-mannose 4,6-dehydratase, producing the protein MDRVALITGITGQDGSYLAELLLAKGYEVHGLIRRASTFNTVRVEHIYQDPHSPDARLFLHYGDMSDGARLSMLMSKINPDEVYNLAAQSHVRVSFDEPEHTGSVTGVGSVRLLEAVRQAGLSCRYYQASSSEMFGASPPPQSEATPFYPRSPYGAAKVYSYWVTKNYREAYGMFAVNGILFNHESPRRGETFVTRKITRAVARIKAGMQHELFLGNLDAVRDWGYAPEFVEGMWRMLQADEPDDYVLATGQGNTVREFVRIAFERAGLNWPDYVRFDENYVRPAEVDALVGDSSKVARLLDWKAEVYTPELAAIMVDADIAALRCAGTPWVDKPVLAGWE; encoded by the coding sequence ATGGACAGAGTGGCACTGATTACCGGGATCACCGGGCAGGACGGCTCGTATCTGGCCGAGTTGCTGTTGGCCAAGGGCTATGAAGTTCACGGCCTGATCAGGCGGGCATCGACGTTCAACACGGTCCGTGTCGAGCACATCTACCAGGATCCACACAGCCCCGATGCCCGGTTGTTCCTGCACTACGGTGACATGTCCGACGGTGCCAGACTGTCGATGCTGATGAGCAAGATCAATCCCGACGAGGTCTACAACCTTGCGGCGCAATCTCACGTGCGGGTGTCGTTCGATGAGCCGGAACACACCGGAAGTGTCACGGGTGTTGGTTCTGTCCGCCTACTTGAGGCGGTGCGGCAAGCCGGACTGTCGTGCCGGTACTACCAAGCGTCGAGTTCTGAGATGTTCGGCGCCTCCCCACCGCCGCAAAGTGAAGCCACCCCGTTCTATCCGAGGTCTCCCTACGGCGCCGCGAAGGTGTACTCGTATTGGGTCACAAAGAATTACCGGGAAGCCTACGGGATGTTCGCGGTCAACGGGATCCTGTTCAATCACGAGTCTCCTCGGCGCGGTGAGACCTTTGTGACCCGGAAGATCACCCGCGCCGTGGCCCGGATCAAGGCAGGCATGCAACACGAACTGTTTCTGGGCAATCTCGACGCGGTGCGTGACTGGGGATATGCGCCCGAGTTCGTGGAAGGAATGTGGCGGATGCTCCAAGCCGACGAGCCGGATGACTATGTACTTGCCACCGGCCAGGGGAACACCGTGCGGGAGTTCGTCCGAATCGCATTCGAACGAGCGGGGCTGAACTGGCCGGACTATGTGAGATTCGACGAGAACTACGTGCGTCCCGCTGAGGTCGACGCGCTTGTCGGAGATTCCTCCAAGGTTGCCCGACTGCTCGATTGGAAGGCGGAGGTCTACACGCCCGAACTAGCCGCGATCATGGTGGACGCGGATATCGCGGCTCTCCGGTGTGCAGGCACTCCATGGGTGGACAAACCCGTGTTGGCCGGCTGGGAATAG